The sequence below is a genomic window from Patescibacteria group bacterium.
TACCAAAAACAGGGTATATGTGATGAACGTCAACTATTATTTCCATTGACGACAATTATAATTACCGGTGTTTTAAGTTAAAAAGCAGTAGTAGCCTTTTTCTTTTTGGTTCTTTTTCTTTTTGTTAATAGTGTTAATAGTGTTGATATGTCAATAACTCGACCCATTAACTGACATTACTGCCGAGTCAATCAGCGATTTTGACATAAAACAGCCAAAGAGTTTGCTCGAAAATCGTCCTTTCTTACAACCACTTCTAACACACCATTTTCTTCACTTTCGATATTTTCTGTATTTTGTAACGCGAATAACGGCTCTATGATTTCATTAGAGCCGCGATCTTTGGTCAGGTCATAGTCTGACACCCCCTCCTTTTTAGAATTGTAATCCGCCCGTCTTTTCCGCATTGCCAGCCGTAAATTATCTTTGCGTTTCTCTCTGATCGTATTTCCCATGCCGGCATGCTCATCATTGGGGCGTACGTATCCCAATGATGAGTGAGGATGGTCGTTATAAAGCTTCTGGAACTTTGCTATCCAGTCGGCTACGTCCCTAACGATCTCAAAGTCTTCAGGGCATTCGGGATGATATTTCATGTACTTGATTAACGATTCTATCCACGCGTTATCATCCGGCGTATAGGGTCTGGCGAATTCAAGCTTTATATTCCATTTGCCGATTAAGTGAGCCTTGGTGCGGCTTCCTTTCATCTGAGAGCCTCTGTCGCTTATGGCGGTAAGCTGGCTCGCGTCTATGTCTTCCTTCCATAACGCTTCGTCCCATATATCCATAACATCCTGCTGGGCGAAAGAGGCTACCCTTACCCCATAATGGAGGAATTTCCGGGAACCTAAGTCCAGTATAGGAATGACCACAACCCGAAGCCTGTTCGTAAGGTAGAACTCCGTAGCGTCGTAACTGAACACTT
It includes:
- a CDS encoding integrase core domain-containing protein yields the protein MGDLSRKKVPCASQKELIDALEGLKELTVAEACEALKLSERRYYRWRRRPEEPSKKTAWNKITTDEENAIRAAAGDEALCDLRAAGLMVYGHESGKFFCSVSTVQRELIRHHLQASYQIPRRRRPLKPDVRELMNAPRKVFSYDATEFYLTNRLRVVVIPILDLGSRKFLHYGVRVASFAQQDVMDIWDEALWKEDIDASQLTAISDRGSQMKGSRTKAHLIGKWNIKLEFARPYTPDDNAWIESLIKYMKYHPECPEDFEIVRDVADWIAKFQKLYNDHPHSSLGYVRPNDEHAGMGNTIREKRKDNLRLAMRKRRADYNSKKEGVSDYDLTKDRGSNEIIEPLFALQNTENIESEENGVLEVVVRKDDFRANSLAVLCQNR